One region of Microcoleus sp. AS-A8 genomic DNA includes:
- the uvrC gene encoding excinuclease ABC subunit UvrC, which translates to MTTSAKTLPLVKEPERLEKRLKEIPTEPGVYLMRDSSDRILYIGKAKKLRVRVRSYFRESQKLSDRIAMMVRQIAEIEFIVTDTEAEALALEANLVKQHQPYFNVLLKDDKKYPYILITWSEEYPRIFITRNRRLAKEKDKYYGPFVDAGTLRTTLRLAKRLFPMRQRPQPLFKDRPCLNYDMGRCPGVCQQLITAEDYRKTIQKIAMVFQGRAEELIDILSETMNQAAQSLNFEAAARIRDQIAGIRSLSADQKVSLPDDTVSRDAIALAANEQHACIQLFQIRAGRLVGRLGFFADAQSGTSGAILQRVLEEHYQAADSVEIPTEILVQHELPEAEMLAEYLSDRKGRKVTLVVPQRQVKAELIEMVERNARYELERTQKLADRNTQAMQDLADIIDLPDLPHRIEGYDISHIQGSNAVASQVVFIDGQPAKQHYRHYKIKNPEVKAGHSDDFASLAEVIRRRFRKYGDDPNLQRVGNPDWPDLVMIDGGKGQLSSVVAVLQEMNLMEDLRVVSLAKQREEIFLPGESTPLPTDAEQPGVQLLRRLRDEAHRFAVTFHRQQRSEKLRHSRLDDIPGLGFHRQKQLLAHFHSLDYIREATPQKLAEVSGIGPRLAQEIYDYFHP; encoded by the coding sequence GTGACGACCTCTGCTAAAACCCTGCCACTCGTCAAAGAGCCAGAACGCTTGGAAAAACGCCTCAAGGAGATTCCTACTGAACCTGGGGTGTATTTAATGCGGGATTCGAGCGATCGCATCCTCTATATTGGTAAAGCGAAAAAATTGCGCGTGCGCGTTCGTTCTTATTTCCGCGAATCCCAAAAACTTAGCGATCGCATCGCCATGATGGTGCGGCAAATCGCTGAGATTGAGTTCATCGTTACCGATACTGAAGCCGAAGCTTTAGCATTAGAAGCCAATCTTGTCAAGCAGCATCAACCTTACTTCAACGTGCTGCTCAAAGATGACAAGAAATATCCTTATATTCTGATTACCTGGTCAGAGGAATATCCCCGGATTTTCATCACCCGTAACCGGCGCTTGGCGAAGGAGAAAGATAAATACTACGGCCCCTTTGTCGATGCGGGTACACTTCGCACCACTCTGCGTCTAGCCAAACGACTCTTCCCCATGCGGCAACGTCCACAACCATTATTTAAAGACCGTCCCTGTCTCAACTATGATATGGGGCGTTGTCCGGGTGTGTGTCAACAGCTGATTACAGCCGAAGACTATCGTAAGACGATCCAAAAGATTGCCATGGTATTTCAGGGACGAGCGGAGGAATTGATTGATATTTTATCCGAGACCATGAATCAAGCCGCTCAATCCTTGAACTTTGAAGCAGCCGCACGGATTCGCGACCAGATTGCCGGGATTCGGTCTTTAAGTGCTGACCAAAAAGTGTCCTTACCGGATGATACGGTTTCGCGGGATGCGATCGCACTGGCCGCTAACGAGCAACATGCTTGTATTCAGCTATTCCAGATTCGGGCGGGTCGATTGGTGGGACGTTTGGGGTTTTTCGCTGATGCTCAATCAGGGACATCGGGGGCAATTTTACAACGGGTATTAGAAGAACATTACCAAGCCGCAGACTCAGTGGAAATTCCCACAGAGATTTTGGTGCAGCATGAGTTACCCGAAGCGGAGATGTTGGCGGAATATCTGAGCGATCGCAAAGGTCGTAAAGTCACCCTTGTAGTGCCTCAGCGGCAAGTCAAAGCCGAACTGATTGAAATGGTAGAGCGCAATGCCAGATATGAACTAGAGCGCACCCAGAAATTGGCTGACCGCAACACTCAGGCCATGCAGGATTTAGCTGATATTATTGACCTGCCAGACTTGCCGCACCGGATTGAAGGCTACGATATTTCTCATATTCAGGGTTCTAATGCCGTAGCCTCACAAGTCGTATTTATTGACGGTCAACCGGCGAAGCAGCACTATCGCCATTACAAGATTAAAAACCCAGAAGTAAAAGCCGGTCATTCCGATGACTTTGCCAGCCTTGCTGAAGTCATCCGTCGCCGTTTTCGTAAGTATGGAGACGACCCAAACTTACAGCGAGTGGGGAATCCTGATTGGCCGGATTTGGTGATGATTGATGGGGGTAAAGGTCAGCTTTCATCGGTTGTCGCCGTCTTGCAAGAAATGAATTTAATGGAAGATTTGCGTGTGGTGAGTTTAGCCAAGCAGCGAGAGGAAATCTTTCTACCGGGTGAGTCAACCCCATTGCCGACGGATGCAGAACAACCAGGCGTGCAACTGTTGCGGCGTCTGCGGGATGAGGCGCATCGCTTTGCCGTGACGTTCCACCGACAACAACGGAGTGAGAAGTTACGTCATTCCCGGTTAGATGATATTCCGGGACTTGGTTTCCATCGGCAAAAACAACTGTTAGCGCATTTTCACTCGCTTGATTATATTCGGGAGGCAACGCCGCAAAAGTTAGCGGAAGTTTCAGGTATTGGGCCGCGTTTGGCGCAAGAGATTTACGATTATTTTCATCCGTAG
- a CDS encoding transposase: MNYNPEKHHRRSIRLKGYDYTREGAYYFTICCHQRRCLLGEIQAGVMHLNIVGATVKDVWENLPRHFPLIELDAFVVMPNHVHGIIVITDSPGNSNSNRNNNSNPNCRGEAFVPKCNNTPQQSSSTNASSFPGYNDTSPPRGTQSGSIGAILQNFKSVATRRVNRITRNSGTLWQRNYHEEIIRNEKAYENIRRYIVENPLSWDEDEENPLKFKPEY, translated from the coding sequence ATGAACTATAACCCGGAAAAACATCATCGCCGCTCAATTCGTCTCAAAGGATATGACTATACACGGGAAGGTGCATACTATTTCACCATTTGTTGTCATCAAAGGCGATGTTTACTGGGAGAAATTCAGGCTGGTGTCATGCATCTAAATATTGTCGGTGCGACTGTTAAAGATGTATGGGAGAATTTACCCCGTCATTTTCCGTTAATTGAATTGGATGCTTTTGTAGTCATGCCCAATCACGTACACGGAATTATCGTTATTACCGACAGCCCTGGTAACTCTAACTCTAACCGTAACAATAACAGTAACCCTAATTGTAGGGGCGAAGCATTCGTGCCAAAATGTAACAACACACCACAACAATCTTCATCCACGAATGCTTCGTCCTTTCCTGGATATAACGACACATCACCACCTCGCGGCACGCAATCCGGTTCAATAGGAGCAATTCTTCAAAATTTCAAATCAGTAGCAACACGCCGAGTTAACCGCATAACTCGGAATTCAGGGACTTTATGGCAACGGAATTATCATGAAGAGATTATTCGTAATGAGAAAGCCTATGAAAACATCAGGCGGTACATTGTGGAAAATCCTCTAAGTTGGGATGAAGATGAGGAGAATCCTCTTAAATTTAAACCCGAATATTAG
- a CDS encoding CHAT domain-containing protein, producing MDEERRKAYLNLINALLNCPTGEEPQILNANQDLLDAGLLQAMAQVAEFLEKRGDRNAADFLINVARQLAKALTLSSSTPSSSPLPNSDSQLDFLLQVLQATLDNIGNLEAVYPLLQMNLDKLDDNFAHLLHHWATANLSQVKPEEAQRIAEDIGNFSFLIQQFRLGSKDNNLEIAITGHEIAATVFIREAFPEKWAKIQNNLGEAYRNRIRGDKPQNIEKAVVVLQDALPYIPEEFPELRAAIQNNLGLAYRDQEQIEQAIAVHKEALNFYSSKGLSEQWADTQNYLGIAYSDQEQIDEAIAAYEKALTVRSRGTEKWTETQNNLAIVYRKKGQITQAIAIYQDNLKVYTREEFQETWARTQYNLGHAYTEEGWVDNASASYQLALEVFTPTAFPIECFYSGKSLGDMAFNAGRWEEAIKGYGVAIEAVELRRAWASTDTRRQEIQTEAMDAYVRIVQAYIKINQPEKAIEYVERSKARNLVDLLANRDLCPRGASESDCNQLKHLRREITAKQRQMESMQQNVAFGIGEDSPLLNRDYELQEELNQLQQQLNELLDRFKTIEPSFSLTQRVEIISFEKIQTLLPNDKTALIEWYILDETLTFLTFIITRHNPGISVWQSSPEDGQAFVEWLHEYLHYYEQSSKIHWKDNLESCLYRLAEILHLEEVLTHIPDGCDRVILIPHFLLHLLPLHALPLPNQKDKCLLDKFPQGVRYAPSCQLLQLTEKQERPDFSYLFGIQNPTQDLTYANLELQIVRRFFEPAYVLIEKNAKKDAFSTIPHTQHLRAAHCVHFSCHGKFNFKSPVKSALLLADEEPLTLGEIFGLDLSQCRLVTLSACETGINSPNGLSDQYVGLPSGFLYAGALSVVSSLWLANDFSTCFLMIKFYENLRNFPKLEAGEVAIALNQAQIWLRDLTSEEFEAVFTKYQLQIDEILAQLPKGDRFEFQDSLDQARRKIQAPDRQPKPFANPYYWAAFTATGV from the coding sequence ATGGACGAAGAACGCCGCAAAGCCTATCTGAATCTCATCAATGCGCTGCTGAATTGTCCCACTGGCGAGGAACCGCAGATTTTGAATGCCAACCAAGATTTGCTTGATGCTGGATTATTGCAAGCAATGGCACAGGTAGCAGAGTTTTTGGAGAAGAGGGGCGATCGCAACGCTGCTGATTTTTTAATCAATGTTGCCCGTCAGCTAGCTAAGGCACTGACATTGTCCTCATCAACCCCCTCTTCTTCCCCACTCCCTAATTCCGACTCTCAACTTGACTTCCTCTTGCAGGTATTGCAGGCAACCCTGGACAACATAGGTAACTTGGAAGCGGTGTATCCTCTTCTGCAAATGAACCTAGACAAGCTGGATGACAACTTTGCTCATCTGTTGCACCACTGGGCAACGGCTAATCTGTCTCAAGTAAAGCCAGAGGAAGCACAACGCATTGCGGAGGATATTGGGAATTTCAGCTTCCTAATTCAGCAGTTCCGATTGGGCAGCAAAGATAATAACTTGGAGATTGCCATTACAGGTCACGAGATTGCTGCCACAGTTTTTATCCGCGAAGCTTTTCCAGAAAAGTGGGCAAAGATTCAGAACAATCTGGGTGAAGCTTACCGTAACCGGATTCGCGGTGACAAGCCACAAAATATAGAAAAGGCAGTTGTGGTTCTCCAAGATGCCCTGCCATATATCCCCGAAGAATTTCCCGAATTAAGGGCAGCTATTCAAAACAATCTGGGTCTTGCCTACAGAGATCAAGAGCAGATTGAGCAAGCGATCGCAGTTCACAAGGAAGCCCTGAACTTCTATAGCTCTAAGGGGTTGTCTGAACAATGGGCAGACACGCAAAACTATCTGGGCATTGCCTACAGCGACCAAGAGCAGATTGACGAGGCAATCGCAGCTTACGAAAAGGCTCTAACAGTCCGTAGCCGTGGGACAGAAAAATGGACAGAAACCCAAAACAACCTGGCAATTGTATACCGCAAAAAAGGGCAGATTACTCAGGCGATTGCAATCTACCAAGACAACCTAAAAGTTTACACCCGCGAGGAGTTTCAAGAAACATGGGCTAGAACCCAATACAATCTGGGTCATGCTTACACAGAGGAAGGATGGGTTGATAATGCGAGTGCGTCTTACCAATTAGCTCTAGAAGTTTTCACACCCACCGCTTTTCCCATCGAATGCTTCTACTCTGGAAAAAGCCTGGGCGACATGGCTTTTAACGCTGGACGTTGGGAAGAAGCCATTAAGGGGTATGGCGTTGCTATTGAAGCCGTCGAGCTGCGCCGCGCTTGGGCTAGTACTGATACTCGGCGTCAAGAGATTCAGACAGAAGCGATGGATGCCTACGTCAGAATTGTGCAAGCCTACATTAAAATCAACCAACCTGAGAAAGCGATTGAGTACGTCGAGCGCAGCAAAGCCCGCAACTTGGTAGACCTCTTGGCTAATCGCGACCTCTGCCCCAGAGGCGCTTCAGAAAGTGACTGCAATCAACTGAAGCACCTGCGTCGGGAAATCACTGCCAAACAGCGGCAGATGGAGAGTATGCAACAGAATGTCGCCTTTGGCATCGGTGAAGATAGCCCACTCTTGAACCGTGACTACGAATTGCAGGAAGAACTAAATCAGTTGCAGCAACAACTCAATGAGTTGCTGGATCGATTCAAGACTATAGAACCCAGCTTCAGCTTGACTCAACGGGTTGAAATCATCTCCTTTGAGAAGATTCAGACATTGCTACCCAATGACAAAACTGCCCTCATTGAGTGGTACATCCTGGATGAAACCTTAACCTTCCTCACTTTTATCATCACCCGCCACAACCCTGGTATCAGCGTCTGGCAATCTTCTCCAGAAGATGGTCAAGCCTTTGTTGAGTGGCTCCATGAGTATTTGCATTACTACGAGCAATCCTCAAAAATACATTGGAAAGATAACTTAGAGTCTTGTCTCTACCGCCTTGCTGAAATCCTGCATTTGGAGGAAGTTCTCACTCACATACCAGATGGCTGTGACAGGGTGATTCTGATTCCCCATTTCTTACTGCACCTGCTTCCCCTTCACGCTTTGCCTTTGCCTAACCAAAAGGACAAGTGCCTCTTAGACAAATTCCCCCAAGGCGTCCGCTATGCCCCTAGCTGCCAGCTATTACAACTAACTGAAAAACAAGAACGCCCTGACTTCAGCTACCTCTTTGGAATTCAAAACCCCACTCAAGACCTGACCTATGCCAATTTAGAGCTTCAAATCGTGCGTCGTTTCTTTGAGCCTGCCTATGTTCTCATTGAAAAAAATGCGAAAAAAGATGCTTTCAGCACCATCCCCCACACACAACATCTGCGTGCTGCCCATTGCGTTCACTTCTCTTGTCACGGCAAGTTTAACTTTAAATCGCCTGTAAAATCAGCGCTGCTCTTAGCTGACGAGGAACCCCTCACTCTAGGGGAAATCTTTGGTCTCGATCTCAGCCAATGCCGCCTTGTCACCCTCTCTGCCTGCGAAACTGGCATAAATAGCCCCAACGGTCTCAGCGATCAGTATGTTGGCTTGCCCAGCGGCTTTCTATATGCTGGTGCCCTTAGTGTCGTCAGCAGCCTTTGGCTAGCGAATGACTTCTCAACCTGCTTCTTGATGATCAAGTTTTATGAAAATCTCAGAAACTTTCCCAAACTAGAGGCGGGAGAGGTTGCCATTGCCCTCAATCAAGCTCAGATATGGCTGCGAGATTTGACCAGTGAGGAGTTTGAAGCAGTCTTTACCAAATACCAACTGCAAATTGATGAAATTCTTGCCCAGCTACCCAAAGGCGATCGCTTTGAATTTCAGGACTCTCTTGACCAAGCTCGAAGGAAAATTCAGGCTCCCGATCGCCAGCCAAAACCCTTTGCTAATCCTTACTATTGGGCTGCTTTCACAGCTACAGGAGTTTAG
- a CDS encoding PIN domain-containing protein: MYLVDTNVWLEPLLQQERAEEAVQFLTQTPTENLFITDFSFNSIGILLTRRNRFNVLLDFVRDVFTDGAVGLVRLEPQDTPNLVAAINQFNLDFDDAYQYVAAQRHNLILVSFDNDFNRTPEGRRTPAEILD, encoded by the coding sequence ATGTATCTAGTGGATACGAATGTTTGGCTTGAACCCCTGTTGCAGCAAGAGAGGGCAGAAGAAGCCGTTCAATTTCTTACCCAAACTCCTACAGAAAATCTCTTTATTACCGATTTTTCTTTTAATTCGATTGGGATATTGCTGACAAGGCGAAATAGATTTAATGTGCTGCTAGACTTTGTTCGGGATGTTTTTACCGATGGTGCTGTGGGGCTAGTTCGTTTGGAGCCTCAAGACACGCCTAACTTAGTGGCAGCAATCAATCAGTTCAATCTAGATTTTGATGATGCTTACCAGTACGTAGCTGCCCAGAGACATAATCTGATACTGGTGAGTTTTGACAATGACTTCAACCGCACACCAGAAGGTAGAAGAACACCTGCTGAAATCCTCGACTAA
- a CDS encoding hydrogenase maturation nickel metallochaperone HypA: MSESFSEQDISEFGEWRQKIEVANHNNIFCHCRTCGAEWVDSSFDAVCSCGSSDVERISCWQFPDD; this comes from the coding sequence ATGTCAGAAAGTTTCTCTGAACAAGACATCTCCGAATTTGGCGAATGGCGGCAAAAAATTGAGGTAGCTAACCACAACAATATTTTTTGCCACTGTCGCACCTGTGGTGCCGAATGGGTTGACTCCTCGTTTGATGCTGTCTGTAGCTGCGGCAGTTCTGATGTGGAACGTATTTCGTGCTGGCAGTTCCCAGATGATTAA